The Blautia obeum ATCC 29174 region AGTCCCAACACTCTTGTCAGAAGGTTCAGTGCTTCTGCATATCTGTTCAGTCTGGTAAACAACGCAACAATAAACACAACCTCTAACAAAATGCACAATACGGAGAATGCCAGCCTGGCAACTCCGTTTTTGGTTTTTGCCCTTCCCTCCAACGTTGTATCTTTCATAAAACCCACTCCCTCTTCTCTGTTATTCTTCCGCCTGCTGTAGCGGCAAATCCATTTTGTGATTGTGATACATCATAGCACTTTACAGAGAATCCGTAAATATTCAAAAACTAAGCTTTTACCCAAAATTTCAGGGAGAGCCACTGACTCTCCCTGCACAAATAACTTATTTTTTTACACTCAGACGCACCAATGCTCTCTGCAGTTTTGCAGATGCCATTTTGTATTCCTGGTCAGTAAGACCGCCTTTGGCAATCATTTCTTCAGCGCGTTTCTTAGCTGCCTGCGCACGCTCTACGTCAATATCTTCCTTCCACTCCCAGGTGGTCGCGAGAAGACGACAGGTGCCGTTCATAACAGAAAGCATCCCTCCAATACAGGCCGCAGTTCGTCTGTTTCCATCTGCCATGACGACACTGGCTTCCCCCATTCCAAGAGCAGTACAAAAGTTACAGTGTCTTGCAAGAATCGCGATATCACCGCCGATACTTCTGCAGACCACACGTTCCACATCGCCCTCAAAAAGCAGCCCGTCCGGTGTTCCGATCCGTAAAGAGAAGGTACTCATAAGACACCTCCTTTACTGCTTCTTAGCTTTTTCGAATACTTCATCAATGGTACCGGCAAACAGGAAGTAACTCTCCGGAATATCATCACATTCACCGTCGAGAATCATCTTGAATCCTCTTAAGGTTTCTTTGAGAGGAACATATTTACCAGGCATACCTGTGAACTGTTCTGCTACAGAGAAGCTCTGGGACAGATATCTCTGCACTTTACGTGCACGGCTTACTGTACGTTTGTCTTCTTCAGAAAGTTCGTCCATACCCATGATGGCAATGATATCCTGAAGTTCTTTGTAACGCTGAAGCACACGCTGTACAGATCTTGCAATCTCATAGTGCTCTTTACCAACGATCTCCGGTGAAAGGATACGACTTGTGGAATCCAGCGGATCTACTGCCGGATAAATACCCTGACTGGAGATTTCACGGGAAAGTACAGTCGTAGCATCCAGATGTGAGAAAGTTGTTGCCGGAGCAGGGTCTGTAAGGTCATCGGCAGGCACATAAACAGCCTGTACGGATGTAATGGAACCCTTACGTGTAGAAGTGATTCGCTCCTGCAAGTTACCCATTTCAGTTGCCAGTGTCGGCTGATATCCCACTGCAGACGGCATACGTCCAAGAAGTGCAGATACCTCAGAACCAGCCTGTGTAAAACGGAAGATATTGTCGATAAAGAGAAGCACATCCTGGTTCTTCTCATCACGGAAGTACTCCGCCATGGTAAGCCCTGAAAGTCCGACACGCATACGTGCTCCTGGTGGCTCATTCATCTGACCATAAACCAGGGCCGTCTTATCGATAACCCCACTTTCTTTCATTTCATTATAAAGGTCATTTCCCTCACGGGTACGTTCTCCAACACCTGTGAATACAGACAGACCGCCGTGAGCGGTAGCTACGTTGTGGATCAATTCCATGATCAGAACTGTTTTTCCTACACCTGCGCCACCGAACAGACCAATCTTACCACCCTTTGCGTATGGGCAGATCAGGTCTACGACTTTGATACCGGTTTCCAGAATTTCTGTAGCCGGCATCTGTTCCTCATAAGAAGGAGCCGGACGATGGATAGACCAGCGCTCCTTCGCCTCCGGAGCTGGTTTGTTATCTACCGGATCTCCAAGAAGGTTAAATACTCGTCCCAGGCAGGCATCTCCTACCGGAACTGTGATCGGGCCGCCGGTATCTACTGCCTTCGTGCCCCGGACAAGACCATCGGTAGAGTTCATGGCAATACACCTTACGACATCATCACCAATCTGCTGTGCTACTTCGGCCGTCAGCTTTGCGCCGTTTGATTCTATTTCTATGGCATTGAGAAGAGCCGGGAGTTCATCGTGCGCAAAGCGGATATCCAGAACCGGACCGATGACCTGTACTACTTCGCCAATGTGTTTTTCACTCATGTTTTAAGTCTCCTATGATATTTTAAAGCCCTTCCGCACCTGCAACAATCT contains the following coding sequences:
- the atpC gene encoding ATP synthase F1 subunit epsilon, which gives rise to MSTFSLRIGTPDGLLFEGDVERVVCRSIGGDIAILARHCNFCTALGMGEASVVMADGNRRTAACIGGMLSVMNGTCRLLATTWEWKEDIDVERAQAAKKRAEEMIAKGGLTDQEYKMASAKLQRALVRLSVKK
- the atpD gene encoding F0F1 ATP synthase subunit beta, which produces MSEKHIGEVVQVIGPVLDIRFAHDELPALLNAIEIESNGAKLTAEVAQQIGDDVVRCIAMNSTDGLVRGTKAVDTGGPITVPVGDACLGRVFNLLGDPVDNKPAPEAKERWSIHRPAPSYEEQMPATEILETGIKVVDLICPYAKGGKIGLFGGAGVGKTVLIMELIHNVATAHGGLSVFTGVGERTREGNDLYNEMKESGVIDKTALVYGQMNEPPGARMRVGLSGLTMAEYFRDEKNQDVLLFIDNIFRFTQAGSEVSALLGRMPSAVGYQPTLATEMGNLQERITSTRKGSITSVQAVYVPADDLTDPAPATTFSHLDATTVLSREISSQGIYPAVDPLDSTSRILSPEIVGKEHYEIARSVQRVLQRYKELQDIIAIMGMDELSEEDKRTVSRARKVQRYLSQSFSVAEQFTGMPGKYVPLKETLRGFKMILDGECDDIPESYFLFAGTIDEVFEKAKKQ